One genomic window of Oncorhynchus clarkii lewisi isolate Uvic-CL-2024 unplaced genomic scaffold, UVic_Ocla_1.0 unplaced_contig_12929_pilon_pilon, whole genome shotgun sequence includes the following:
- the LOC139396855 gene encoding BCL-6 corepressor-like: DVVLYCLENGVCDVNHRDNAGYCALHEACARGWLAITQHLLEHGADVNCSAQEGTRPLHDAVENDHLDVVRLLLSYGADPTLATYSGRSLLRMTHSHGMEGFLSEYFSDLKGREDTDEGIYWEFYGSAVCESGEDPAAYDILANPPGPGEEEEEDSRQGFEFEFSDRPLLPCYNIQLSLSQGPRNWLLLSDVLKRLRMSSRAFRAAFAHLEVATIAEAEFYKQASLSQLFSCPDELAAFLPDSKELLDLVETSSELAALLGSSLECLDSRWEPKGAQVKAKARS; encoded by the exons GATGTAGTGCTGTACTGCCTGGAGAACGGGGTGTGTGACGTCAATCACCGTGACAACGCGGGCTACTGTGCGCTGCACGAGGCATGTGCACGTGGCTGGCTTGCTATCACTCAGCACCTGCTGGAGCACGGTGCCGACGTCAACTGTAGCGCCCAGGAAGGCaccag GCCCCTCCATGACGCGGTGGAGAATGACCATCTGGACGTGGTCCGTCTGCTGCTGTCCTACGGAGCTGACCCAACCCTGGCTACGTACTCTGGCCGCAGCCTCCTCCGCATGACACACTCCCACGGCATGGAGGGATTCCTCTCTG agTATTTTTCCGACCTGAAGGGGCGTGAAGACACTGACGAAGGCATCTACTGGGAGTTTTACGGCAGCGCCGTGTgtg agtcAGGTGAGGACCCAGCAGCCTATGACATCCTGGCTAACCCCCCAGgcccaggagaggaggaggaggaggactcgAGGCAGGGCTTTGAGTTTGAGTTCTCTGACCGACCCCTCCTGCCCTGCTACAACATTCAGCTCTCCCTCTCACAGGG TCCCAGAAACTGGCTGCTCCTATCAGACGTCCTGAAGAGACTCAGAATGTCCTCCAGGGCGTTCAGGGCAGCCTTCGCCCATCTGGAGGTAGCAACCATCGCCGAGGCAGAGTTCTACAAGCAGGCGTCACTGTCGCAGCTCTTCTCGTGCCCCGACGAGCTCGCCGCCTTCCTCCCCGACAGCAAGGAGCTGCTGGACCTGGTTGAGACCAGCTCGGAGCTGGCTGCGCTGCTGGGCTCCTCGCTAGAGTGTTTGGACAGCCGATGGGAGCCCAAAGGGGCCCAGGTCAAAGCTAAAGCCCGCTCGTGA